Genomic DNA from Coffea arabica cultivar ET-39 chromosome 7e, Coffea Arabica ET-39 HiFi, whole genome shotgun sequence:
CTTCCCCCTGCCATGAATATAGGTACATTCCTTTTCTCTACCCCGGCAATTACGTGCTTTTAAGTTTCTGTTTTTTTGTACATTGAATTTCAAATGGTGATAAATACTTTTAACATTTTTGTCACTGGAAGTAAAGTTTTCATTACTGACAACATTATCCTGCTGCAGTCCAACTTCTCGAGCTTTTCAGTTCCTTGCACGACCATATCTATTCTACACACTATATCCTGTTCAACTATTCGACATTTCTTATGTACATTTGCTAGTTTGTATTCTCAGACAGGAAAAATTTGGAAAGCCCTTCTAACAGATTCATCCATGTAAATGGGATATCAATTTCCTCATTCGGCAGGTACAATTACACAATTATTTGGGTCAGGCCAGTCTGAATGTTCTGTAATTCTGCTGTGGACATACTCAGTTGCATCAGTTTCTCTAACACTTTGGTCAACCTATTTCATGTGGCTAGtagccaaatcttgattttgccGTAGCAGTTGCCAGTTTTGCAACATGTATTCATGTTGTTCTCGTTGATTCAGCTAATGTAAGAGCGAGCAATATAAAATAGTACCAGCTATCATTGCATAAGCTCACTGTCGATTCAACATTGTGAAAAAGCttccaatttcaaaattttcctccAGCAGCAAAAGGTGTCATGAAGAGGGTTCTTTTCCATTGATACAAAGATCAAAATAGCCCAACTGTCCAACTAAGTAGCTGTGCGGATGTACCTGAAAACCTTGTGGCTTTTGCactctttttcccttttaattATCCTACTTTTCGAATTCAGCGTTCAAAAAGGAAACCCTAAATATCGCCGTTTTGGAGGTTGAACAATTGAGCACTCCAAAAGTTTTAAACGCTGACGCCCAATAAACGAGTTGCTCGGTTCCAATTTGGATGCGTGGCCGCTGTATCAGCAGCAATGTCATGCTCATTCCCATTTGGATGCTGTTGCATGCTGGTAATCCATATTCCGTACTTGTTACCTTGCTAATGCTAtctaatcttttcttttctttgggaATAGATTCTTGgtttatatatctatatattggTTCTGGTGTTTTTGCCGTAAACATCTCTTGGGAGCAAAATTTCAGTGACTAATCAAATCTTACAGAAAATAAACAAGCCAAATAGGAACAACTTGGGCAGCTAGATAAGTTGCTTTCTCTTGTTCTTCTTTCAAAAatctgcctttttttttcactttacagTATTACAGAACTCTGTTCATGAGTTTTTGATACGTCGGATGGCTTCATGTTATTATAATAAGTCAATCTTTACAGTGCTCCACTTCAAGTTAGAGAAGGGATGAACAATTGTATCTGGCTTTCCATAAGTATCGGATATCTCTCTGTTACTTGTGTAACGTTTGCAGCAAGCAACAAGCCCAGTTGGCTACAAATTTGCTTATGCCACTATTTTTTCTCTACCTGTTTTCTTTATTCTAGGCTGCTGGCATGCAGTCAACTTTTAGCACAAACTAATGATCATCTACCAAATGATATCTTCATTTTGAGGAAAAGGTAGATCATGGTGCATTATCAGGATTCTTCCCTAACGATTTTGATAAGCTGAAGTTTTTAGCTAGCTAACGTTAATTGTGATGCTTTAGATTGTGTGAGATTTAGTTCAACATGTCAAGCAGCCGTTAATGCCCACCAAAATTTATGGATATCTTGATTTTACAGTACGAAATAGGGGATTTACTTATCCTGCAGGCAAAGCAGCATTTAATTTCTTGGAAAACATTAATAGGACTGAAGAAGTTCTGTCGAGGAAGAAAGCTGATAGAGGAATTAAATAGATGCTATTTCCTCTTTTTCCCCTATGTACTCTTTCGCTCAAGGAGTTTGAAGTTTTCTAGCAGCTTTCAAAATGGGGCTGCTAGATTTATCCTTGGTTGCTTCCATACCTGTTGTGAAAGTGCTCTTGATTTGTGGACTTGGCTCATTTCTTGCTTTGGATCATATAGACATCTTGGGAGACAGTGCCAGGAAGGAGCTGAATAATGTAAACCTCAACCTttactttcttcttccttcttgaatACTAGATCAGTATCATTTTCCAATTTAACACAATTCCCATATTGTAAAAATAAATAGATGGTGTTTTTTGTATTCAACCCAGCGCTTGTCTCTAGCAATCTGGCTCAAACAATTACCTCGGAGAACATCATATCGTTGTGAGTACAATTCGGATCACTCATTTCAGCATTAAGTTAGATTTTGCTCTTTGATGGTAATATGATGGAGTTTAAaggaaattttgttttgtttaattcTGATATTCAGTGCCTTTCAACTTAGTCTAGATTTTAACATTAGATACATATATTTAGGTGGTTCATGCCGCTGAACATCTTGCTGACTTACATTGTTGGCTCATTTCTTGGATGGGAAATTAACAAAATCACTAAATCTCCTCAGCATTTGAAAGGCCTTGTAATGGGTTTATGTGCAGCAGGTTAGTATTTTCTGGATTCCTGCACACCTGCCAGGTACAATTAAAAAGACCTGCTAGACTTAACAAAAGCATGCAGGCGAAGAGTCTTGGCATAAACCATAGAGAGTAAATTGTGAGCAAAGAAGATAGTGAAATTCAGTAGTTCCTCATACCTCGTTGCTTCCCAGATGGTTCGTCATATCCTGTAAacagaaaatataaattcaatTTTGCCACTAAAATATAAATTCAAttttgaaaacagaaaaatgtgGTTTAAAATCAACAAGGTACTAGCTAGAGAGAAGTCATAGATGAGTTGGAATCTACTTGCAAAACAGGTAGTTGGAGTGATAagattatgcctatatgaaaCTACTTATTTTGATactcccacaaaaaaaaaaaaaaaaaaaaaagctaagagGTTTGTATTATGGCTAGGAAACTTGGGGAGTCTGCCTTTTGTTCTCGTCCCAGCAATATGCCGTGAAAAGGGTAGTCCATTTGGAGCACCAGATAGCTGCCATAAGTATGCGATGGCTTATGTTTCTCTTTCTATGGCGGTACGTGGCCCAGATTTTGGTCTGCCTTTGTTACTTTAAACAAGTACAAAATTGATAGgacaaattacactttatcTCCCTATGGCTTAGTATTTTTAAACCTataatttcaaaagctatacataagaTGAAAATGGGAATAAAAATACCATGAGAAGGTTATGAAAAGTGTAAAAGTAttgaaaggaaagaggaaagaggaaagaggaaaatccaaaattaaaagaattgaaaggctaaaaaaattgtattttagggaagtgatttgaatattttttttaatcatttaaggagaagatagatctctgcaattcctcttttttaatttcaatcattaaggtgaagatttttggggaaagaggaagaattaaataaagaagaaagagaaaaagaaataaaagaaaggaaaacaaggtaaatgaaaagtcaaaataatgcaagggcaattttgtcctaaaggggatTAAGTgatcaaaattaaaggttagggggtaaactgagaaatgaggtattctttaaggggataaaatgtgattaacccttgaATTAAAGTGTAAAAGTAACGGAATTTGCAATCCATAATGAAGTaccctaaaatatcaaaaatacccctatataaaattaaaaattatttactaACCGGATGGGATCacgtgtatattttgaaaactataaGGAGGGTATGCAGTAAAGTATTAAATCATAAGGGGATTTTATGGTAAAGCATAAAATCATCCGGGGTTAATGCGTCAtgtatattatgtttatatattttggtcatttcagtcattttaatttttaaacaagaGTAATTTCGATGTTTTTAAAAGTtccgttacgaatgatcatttccgtcactttgacactttaatccaaacgaTGAGGgagttatgtatagcttttgaaaccataggaggGTTATATACAAAAAATAGTAAACTATAGGGGGGTAATATGTAATTTACCCAAAATGAAATGATCAGTAGATACATTTTGGTTAGAATAATCTATCTCCTGCTTTACTTAATTTAGAGAGCCTGATAAGTCTCGACTTCATTAATTAGTTGGTGGCATTGTCAATAAAACAAATTCATGGTTGTATCATTTTCTGTGATTATGTCTCAGATAGGAGCCATTTATCTGTGGTCTATTGTTTACAACACTGTTCGCGTATCATCAACTATGATCAATGAAGTTATAAATGTGAACAATGCAAATTTTGATGAAGAAACCTCAAAGGCCCTTCAAGAGCAGATAAACTCTGAGTTTGACTCAGAATGCACATCTGCTACGGACCATGCAAATGAATCTTCGCTACCATGCGCTAAAACTGACAAGCAAGGAAAGGTCACCCAATCTGTGGCATTTCATCGTGGATTATATTCTTAGATACGTGTTTTTGTGATTCCATAAGAATTAAGAACCTTGTAATTTGACGCCTTTCAAGATTCCGTTGCAGGTTTTGATCCTGGACACAATTAAGAAGCAATTATATTCGTTTTTCAGAAGCAGTAATCTGAAGGCCATTATTGCACCTTCAACGACTGCAGCGGTACACTTTTCAAGGGCCTGGCAATTCTTTGTTGAATCAATGGCAAATTAACGCATATATATAATTTGATAGTCCTAAGGAGTAGCAGCGTCAAGTGCAGAATAATGTGTTTTGTAATCCTGTCGTGTGTGTGTGTCATTTTTacaagagattttttttatcaaagttTTTACAAGAGAATGGAGCGGCAAAATGATGAGCAGAAATTGTTCCAGACGGAACTATCATGCCCAAAAGGGGTTAGCATTTCTATCAGTATCAACCTGAAAGACTGTTAGCCAGTACTAGCCAGTGACACGTTGATAACCATTATTGTTAGGAAGTCAAGCACATCTTTAAAGAAATCCACTCTTTCAAGAACTTGAACCTTTAAAGCAAGGCCATAAGAAAATATCCTTCCTGTTAAAGACTTCATGTATGTTCGTTGTTGACCAATAAGGCAGTAGTGTAAAGTCTGGTGAACCGTATCAGTCTTGCATGTTATGGTTGGGATTGGAAACACGACGACTGCAAAATCAATTTACCAGGACATCACTACTAAAGTACTCTCTCATTTAGTTATTGATCTCTGCAGATTGTTGGCTTCATCATCGGATTAGTGCCCCCAGTACAAAAGTTACTCGTTGGCGCCGACGCTCCACTTCATGTAATCCAGGATTCTGCTTTATTGCTGGGGTAAAAATCCTTGATTGGTAACCTTCTAATGCTGTTTACTTTGGAATTCTTATTCCAAAACCCTTTCATAATTCTGAAATTTCATCACCAAACGGTTAGTACAGAAGAAGAAAAGATGCAAACCTGCTTGAATTGTCTAAGGAACTTTGTCGTGATAATTATAGGTATTATCCGACCAAGATTCCTAGACTGATTGAGCATATCATATGTGGGACAGTATCTGATACTCTGAACTTTTCTGTCTCTAGTTAATTTTACCA
This window encodes:
- the LOC113702327 gene encoding protein PIN-LIKES 3 isoform X3, whose amino-acid sequence is MRGRCISSNVMLIPIWMLLHADILGDSARKELNNMVFFVFNPALVSSNLAQTITSENIISLWFMPLNILLTYIVGSFLGWEINKITKSPQHLKGLVMGLCAAGNLGSLPFVLVPAICREKGSPFGAPDSCHKYAMAYVSLSMAIGAIYLWSIVYNTVRVSSTMINEVINVNNANFDEETSKALQEQINSEFDSECTSATDHANESSLPCAKTDKQGKVLILDTIKKQLYSFFRSSNLKAIIAPSTTAAIVGFIIGLVPPVQKLLVGADAPLHVIQDSALLLGCREAAVPIIILTVGGNLLKGLRGPGVQLSLILGIIAVRSVVLPLIGVLVIKGAIHLGFVHADPLYQFILLLQYALPPAINIVHISHLAGTITQIFGSGQSECAVILLWTYSVSSVTLTLWSTFFMWLVA
- the LOC113702327 gene encoding protein PIN-LIKES 3 isoform X2, giving the protein MGLLDLSLVASIPVVKVLLICGLGSFLALDHIDILGDSARKELNNMVFFVFNPALVSSNLAQTITSENIISLWFMPLNILLTYIVGSFLGWEINKITKSPQHLKGLVMGLCAAGNLGSLPFVLVPAICREKGSPFGAPDSCHKYAMAYVSLSMAIGAIYLWSIVYNTVRVSSTMINEVINVNNANFDEETSKALQEQINSEFDSECTSATDHANESSLPCAKTDKQGKVLILDTIKKQLYSFFRSSNLKAIIAPSTTAAIVGFIIGLVPPVQKLLVGADAPLHVIQDSALLLGCREAAVPIIILTVGGNLLKGLRGPGVQLSLILGIIAVRSVVLPLIGVLVIKGAIHLGFVHADPLYQFILLLQYALPPAINIGTITQIFGSGQSECAVILLWTYSVSSVTLTLWSTFFMWLVA
- the LOC113702327 gene encoding protein PIN-LIKES 3 isoform X1, whose translation is MGLLDLSLVASIPVVKVLLICGLGSFLALDHIDILGDSARKELNNMVFFVFNPALVSSNLAQTITSENIISLWFMPLNILLTYIVGSFLGWEINKITKSPQHLKGLVMGLCAAGNLGSLPFVLVPAICREKGSPFGAPDSCHKYAMAYVSLSMAIGAIYLWSIVYNTVRVSSTMINEVINVNNANFDEETSKALQEQINSEFDSECTSATDHANESSLPCAKTDKQGKVLILDTIKKQLYSFFRSSNLKAIIAPSTTAAIVGFIIGLVPPVQKLLVGADAPLHVIQDSALLLGCREAAVPIIILTVGGNLLKGLRGPGVQLSLILGIIAVRSVVLPLIGVLVIKGAIHLGFVHADPLYQFILLLQYALPPAINIVHISHLAGTITQIFGSGQSECAVILLWTYSVSSVTLTLWSTFFMWLVA
- the LOC113702327 gene encoding protein PIN-LIKES 3 isoform X4 codes for the protein MPLNILLTYIVGSFLGWEINKITKSPQHLKGLVMGLCAAGNLGSLPFVLVPAICREKGSPFGAPDSCHKYAMAYVSLSMAIGAIYLWSIVYNTVRVSSTMINEVINVNNANFDEETSKALQEQINSEFDSECTSATDHANESSLPCAKTDKQGKVLILDTIKKQLYSFFRSSNLKAIIAPSTTAAIVGFIIGLVPPVQKLLVGADAPLHVIQDSALLLGCREAAVPIIILTVGGNLLKGLRGPGVQLSLILGIIAVRSVVLPLIGVLVIKGAIHLGFVHADPLYQFILLLQYALPPAINIVHISHLAGTITQIFGSGQSECAVILLWTYSVSSVTLTLWSTFFMWLVA